The following are encoded together in the Weissella soli genome:
- a CDS encoding proline--tRNA ligase yields MKQSKVFIPTLRETPAEAEVISHQLMLRAGYMRQVSAGVYAYLPLAQRVLNKINDIIREEMEKIDAIEMLAPILLPAELWQESGRYDTYGPDLFKLKNRHDRDMILGPTHEETMTALIRDDIKSYKRLPLTVYQIQTKLRDEKRPRSGLLRGREFIMKDAYSFSVDQAGLDEAFKQMEQAYIKIFDRVGLDYRVIVADAGAMGGSDSKEFSAPAEAGEDIIAYSDASDYAANLEMAKDLYIPNKSHAALGELERIATPEVGTIAELAEYLETTADKLTKTIFMFADGQPIMLLVRGDYEVNEVKVQNLLHADELRMATEEEAQEFIGAPFGSLGPVGVGENVKIIADEWITDMVNLTVGGNEAGFHYLNANVDRDFRIDEVADIRTAREGDLAVDGKGKLVFTKGIEIGHIFKLGTRYSKAMGAQVLDNNGRQVDIIMGSYGIGVSRLLSAIAEQNADEKGLSWPTNIAPWNVHLVPIKYTDEVQGALTDQINDQLVAAGYEVLVDDRNERPGVKFADSDLIGLPVRITVGKKASEGIVEVKVRNAEEAIEVRADELGNTLEILLHPSAE; encoded by the coding sequence ATGAAACAATCAAAAGTTTTCATTCCAACGTTGCGTGAAACGCCTGCAGAAGCAGAAGTCATCTCGCATCAATTAATGTTGCGTGCGGGATACATGCGTCAAGTATCTGCCGGGGTGTATGCATACTTGCCATTAGCCCAACGCGTCTTGAATAAGATTAACGATATTATCCGTGAAGAAATGGAAAAGATTGACGCCATTGAAATGCTGGCGCCAATCTTGTTGCCGGCCGAATTATGGCAAGAGTCTGGTCGTTATGACACCTATGGTCCGGACTTATTTAAGTTGAAGAACCGGCATGATCGTGACATGATCCTAGGACCAACGCATGAGGAGACCATGACCGCCTTGATTCGTGACGATATCAAGTCATACAAGCGGTTGCCATTGACGGTTTATCAAATTCAAACGAAGCTACGTGATGAAAAGCGCCCCCGTTCAGGTTTGTTGCGTGGGCGTGAGTTCATCATGAAGGATGCTTACTCATTCTCCGTTGACCAAGCCGGCTTAGATGAGGCCTTCAAACAAATGGAGCAGGCCTACATTAAGATTTTTGATCGGGTTGGCTTGGATTACCGCGTGATCGTTGCCGATGCCGGTGCGATGGGTGGCTCTGACTCAAAGGAATTCTCTGCCCCAGCAGAAGCTGGTGAAGATATTATTGCTTATTCAGATGCCTCTGATTACGCAGCTAACTTGGAGATGGCAAAGGACTTGTATATTCCTAACAAGTCACATGCTGCTCTGGGGGAGTTAGAGCGGATTGCAACGCCAGAAGTTGGTACGATTGCTGAATTGGCAGAGTACCTGGAAACGACTGCTGACAAGTTGACCAAAACCATCTTCATGTTTGCTGACGGTCAACCAATTATGTTGTTGGTCCGTGGTGATTATGAAGTTAATGAGGTCAAAGTCCAGAATTTATTGCATGCTGATGAATTGCGGATGGCCACTGAAGAAGAAGCGCAAGAATTTATTGGGGCACCTTTTGGTTCATTAGGACCAGTTGGTGTTGGTGAAAACGTCAAAATCATCGCTGATGAATGGATCACTGACATGGTTAACTTAACGGTTGGTGGTAATGAAGCTGGCTTCCACTACTTGAATGCGAACGTTGATCGCGATTTCCGCATTGATGAAGTCGCAGATATCCGGACTGCACGTGAGGGTGATTTAGCCGTCGATGGTAAGGGTAAACTCGTCTTCACTAAGGGGATCGAAATTGGCCACATCTTCAAATTGGGTACACGTTACTCAAAGGCCATGGGTGCACAAGTGCTCGATAATAATGGTCGCCAAGTTGATATCATCATGGGCTCATATGGGATTGGTGTGTCACGATTGCTCAGCGCAATTGCAGAGCAAAATGCTGACGAGAAGGGCTTGTCTTGGCCAACGAATATTGCGCCATGGAATGTCCACTTGGTACCAATCAAATATACTGATGAGGTTCAAGGTGCGTTGACTGATCAAATTAACGATCAGTTGGTGGCGGCCGGTTATGAAGTCTTGGTTGACGACCGGAATGAACGTCCCGGGGTCAAGTTTGCTGATTCAGATTTGATTGGTTTGCCAGTGCGGATCACAGTCGGTAAAAAAGCAAGTGAAGGTATTGTGGAAGTTAAGGTTCGCAATGCTGAAGAGGCGATTGAAGTCCGGGCTGATGAACTGGGCAATACCCTAGAAATTTTGTTACACCCATCAGCAGAATAA
- the rnc gene encoding ribonuclease III: MFANLQTEIADRYGIHFNDVALLEEALTQANYINEHPNYTGHDYQRLEFLGDAVMQQSTAVYLFKRYPDWDEGRLTELRIMMVQTRSFAALSRELHLDKYVQLGRGEELSGARMRDSLLEDLWEAFIGALYLDQGQQAVMDFLEQTLFAKVDSGFFQQFVDYKSKLQEFLQKNGAVKIVYETLDEVAEENNTQIFTASVSLNGDELARGTGHSIKEAEKAAARIAFEALQK; the protein is encoded by the coding sequence ATGTTCGCTAACTTACAAACAGAAATTGCGGATAGATATGGCATTCATTTTAATGACGTCGCCTTATTAGAAGAAGCATTAACCCAAGCAAATTATATCAATGAGCATCCAAATTATACCGGTCATGATTACCAACGGTTGGAGTTTTTAGGTGACGCGGTGATGCAACAATCAACGGCGGTTTATTTATTCAAGCGCTACCCAGATTGGGATGAAGGTCGATTGACAGAGTTGCGTATCATGATGGTCCAAACCCGTTCATTTGCAGCTTTGTCACGCGAGTTACATCTTGATAAGTATGTTCAATTAGGTCGTGGTGAAGAGTTATCAGGCGCCCGCATGCGGGATTCACTCCTTGAAGACTTATGGGAAGCTTTTATCGGTGCGTTGTATCTTGATCAAGGCCAACAAGCCGTGATGGACTTTTTGGAACAGACCTTGTTTGCCAAGGTTGATAGTGGCTTCTTTCAACAGTTCGTTGATTACAAGTCAAAGTTACAAGAATTCTTACAAAAAAATGGGGCTGTTAAGATTGTTTATGAAACTTTGGATGAAGTTGCCGAAGAAAACAATACCCAGATATTTACTGCTTCCGTCTCGTTGAACGGTGATGAATTAGCCCGCGGTACGGGGCATTCAATTAAGGAGGCCGAGAAAGCGGCTGCCCGCATCGCATTCGAGGCTTTGCAGAAATAG
- a CDS encoding Cof-type HAD-IIB family hydrolase produces MAIKLIATDMDGTLLRDDKTFDYDKFETLLDLMDERGITMVAASGNQLKQLKAYFAPVNPERLTYISDNGALVTRGDEVLGEAALTKAQIARVLKWNSETKAHMENLIVLSGHEGAYVSNHATAEIIMGVREFYPSVHQVEKFLDIDDEIFRLSLVWPPEVDVQKQVRELRDIFGSELHATGSGFGSVDILSHGTNKRRGLEELSRRLHIQPSEMAAFGDNGNDLEMLRYVGLPFVMPNAEDFMKVRVDNIALNDNNHNGVVDTIEAILAGAYDN; encoded by the coding sequence ATGGCAATTAAGTTGATTGCAACAGATATGGATGGCACATTGCTCCGTGATGATAAGACGTTTGACTATGACAAATTCGAGACGTTGCTGGATTTGATGGATGAACGCGGGATTACCATGGTGGCAGCAAGTGGTAACCAATTGAAGCAATTAAAAGCTTATTTTGCACCAGTGAATCCGGAACGGTTGACGTATATTTCGGACAATGGCGCTTTGGTCACGCGTGGCGATGAGGTTTTGGGTGAAGCAGCGCTAACCAAAGCACAAATCGCACGGGTGTTAAAATGGAATAGTGAGACGAAAGCACATATGGAAAATTTGATTGTGCTCTCTGGCCATGAAGGGGCCTACGTGTCAAATCATGCCACCGCCGAAATCATTATGGGCGTGCGCGAATTTTATCCCTCCGTGCACCAAGTCGAAAAGTTTTTGGATATTGACGATGAGATTTTCCGACTATCATTAGTATGGCCACCTGAGGTTGATGTTCAAAAACAAGTGCGTGAATTGCGTGACATTTTTGGTTCTGAATTACACGCTACCGGATCAGGCTTTGGATCTGTTGATATTTTGTCACACGGGACTAATAAACGGCGGGGACTCGAGGAATTAAGCCGTCGCTTGCATATCCAACCGTCAGAAATGGCCGCTTTTGGTGATAATGGAAATGACTTGGAAATGCTCCGCTATGTTGGACTACCTTTTGTAATGCCAAATGCTGAGGATTTCATGAAAGTCCGGGTTGATAATATTGCTTTGAATGACAATAATCACAATGGGGTCGTCGATACCATTGAAGCTATTTTAGCGGGTGCATACGATAACTAA
- a CDS encoding adenylosuccinate synthase, translating to MAGIVVVGSQWGDEGKGKITNFIAQDADMVVRYQGGNNAGHTIYVNGVKFELSSIPSGIFDPKKLAVIGNGSVINPKSLLEELDSIHVKGVSTENLRISDRAHVIFPYHILIDQLADAKKGAGKIGTTGRGIGPAYMDKAARTGIRVIDLLDKEVLHERLTTVLNEKNELLEKIYDHAPLAVEPLVEEFYAYGQKLAPYICDTAVLANDYLDAGKRVLFEGAQGAMLDIDHGTYPYVTSSSPVGGGATIGAGVGPTKIDRVVGVMKAYTSRVGDGPFPTELFDEIGDQIREVAHEYGVVTGRPRRIGWLDTVIMRHAARIGGFTHIALNSLDVLSGIPTLKIAVAYELDGERLTAYPASLGAVRRAKAVYEELPGWDEDITGVRTRADLPENAQRYLARVEELVGVPLYTFAVGPSNEATNVLFDIWADAEK from the coding sequence ATGGCAGGAATCGTTGTAGTCGGGAGTCAATGGGGCGATGAAGGTAAGGGTAAGATTACCAACTTCATCGCGCAAGATGCCGACATGGTTGTACGTTATCAAGGTGGTAACAATGCTGGGCACACTATCTATGTAAATGGTGTGAAGTTTGAGTTATCATCAATCCCTTCAGGAATTTTTGATCCAAAGAAGCTCGCTGTCATTGGAAATGGTTCGGTTATTAACCCCAAGTCATTGCTCGAGGAGCTCGATTCAATCCATGTTAAGGGTGTTTCAACAGAGAACCTGCGCATTTCAGATCGTGCGCATGTGATTTTCCCTTACCATATTCTGATTGATCAATTAGCGGATGCCAAGAAGGGGGCCGGTAAAATTGGAACCACCGGTCGTGGCATTGGACCAGCCTATATGGATAAGGCTGCACGTACTGGTATTCGTGTCATCGACTTGTTGGATAAAGAAGTTTTGCACGAACGTTTGACGACCGTTCTAAATGAGAAGAATGAGTTATTAGAAAAAATTTATGACCATGCGCCACTGGCCGTTGAGCCATTGGTTGAAGAGTTCTACGCATATGGACAAAAACTCGCCCCCTACATTTGTGATACCGCGGTCTTGGCGAATGATTATTTAGACGCCGGTAAGCGGGTTTTGTTTGAAGGCGCCCAGGGAGCCATGTTAGACATCGATCATGGAACCTATCCTTATGTCACGTCATCTTCACCAGTGGGCGGCGGTGCGACCATTGGTGCGGGAGTTGGCCCAACGAAGATCGACCGCGTGGTAGGGGTCATGAAGGCGTATACATCACGTGTTGGTGATGGTCCCTTTCCGACTGAATTATTTGATGAAATTGGTGACCAAATCCGTGAAGTTGCCCATGAATATGGGGTTGTGACTGGCCGCCCACGCCGGATTGGCTGGTTGGATACAGTCATTATGCGCCATGCAGCGCGAATTGGTGGGTTCACGCATATTGCCTTGAACTCATTAGATGTTTTGTCAGGTATTCCAACTTTGAAGATTGCCGTAGCTTATGAGTTAGATGGTGAGCGTTTGACCGCCTACCCAGCATCGCTTGGCGCAGTCCGTCGGGCAAAAGCAGTTTATGAAGAATTGCCCGGCTGGGATGAAGATATTACGGGTGTCCGGACCCGCGCTGACTTGCCAGAAAATGCCCAACGCTACTTGGCACGAGTTGAAGAATTGGTAGGCGTGCCTTTGTATACTTTTGCCGTTGGTCCCTCAAATGAAGCTACGAATGTCTTGTTTGATATCTGGGCAGATGCCGAAAAATAA
- a CDS encoding putative polysaccharide biosynthesis protein → MTDKDTDAYRGEISIDDLQALLQGKSLTEMLPPQPSMATSEANEAAQTSQPDLTETASVAPVTTEQALNTELDDVIEVAIAKAEAKPIEKGIKVTEVEDTFDYLNHRVRGETKVVRVVDEELLKQANEAKKRTQATEAQRRTEKVSASANSRMLRGTMWMTIGSMTSRLLGAIYIIPWLMMIGHAYTNQANSLYAQGYQIYAVFLLIATAGLPNVLARLVAEYSERQQFGRVRSVFRQSLVLGITMGLIAAGLLYVLSGILAQGNANVVPVLQSLAAAVLIIPVLSMLRGYVQGFEFMGLSALSQFIEQLVRVIYMLAMTAWIMLGQHGDWIDAVVQSTFAAFWGALAGILVLLLGIWLRRGYFESQYVLSGALHEESGSVLLKMVRQSLPIILAGSAISLVQVLDQYTFFHIMQQLTKFSYSAIDQMFAQFSFNANKLIMLTVSIAVGMAETALPMLARAKTNGNPYEIGDQIAYALKLLAFVMIPASLGMAAVARPLYITFYGAVDVTNGTLILQYSAYVGVVFGAYMVVLAIYQGLGRLRETLWILLIVLVVKSMAQVPMTLWLAGMGPLVSTLLGFIAGLIFAVVRLTRSYPIDWLSLQRTLVMVMFWSLVMYAVVTPIATTGGYFTADTRMQQFILLMITAAIGGAIYGVAVLKSTLGVEMLGERATRLAAKLHLKSAIDRS, encoded by the coding sequence ATGACCGATAAAGATACAGACGCTTACCGCGGTGAAATTTCAATTGATGATTTACAAGCATTATTACAGGGCAAATCGTTGACGGAGATGTTACCACCACAGCCGTCGATGGCAACTAGTGAGGCTAACGAAGCGGCACAGACGTCACAACCAGATCTAACGGAAACTGCGTCTGTGGCTCCGGTCACTACTGAACAGGCACTTAATACTGAGCTCGACGATGTGATTGAGGTAGCCATTGCAAAGGCTGAAGCAAAACCGATTGAAAAAGGCATCAAGGTGACAGAAGTCGAGGACACCTTTGATTATCTAAACCATCGGGTGCGTGGTGAAACCAAGGTCGTGCGTGTCGTTGATGAAGAACTTTTAAAACAAGCGAACGAGGCGAAAAAGCGCACGCAGGCAACAGAGGCACAACGCCGAACTGAGAAGGTGAGTGCCTCGGCAAATTCACGAATGCTCCGGGGGACGATGTGGATGACCATTGGTTCGATGACCTCACGTTTGCTCGGGGCGATTTACATCATTCCTTGGTTAATGATGATTGGTCATGCCTATACGAATCAAGCGAATTCACTCTATGCGCAAGGGTATCAAATCTACGCGGTGTTTCTACTGATTGCAACGGCTGGGTTACCAAATGTCCTGGCCCGGTTGGTGGCTGAATATAGTGAACGTCAGCAGTTTGGCCGCGTGCGCAGTGTTTTCCGGCAGTCGCTGGTCTTAGGTATTACAATGGGTCTGATTGCAGCTGGCCTGTTGTACGTCCTTTCAGGTATTTTGGCACAGGGTAATGCGAATGTGGTACCCGTCTTGCAGTCATTGGCGGCGGCCGTTTTGATTATTCCCGTACTCTCAATGTTACGGGGGTACGTGCAAGGGTTTGAATTTATGGGCTTGTCCGCGCTGTCACAGTTCATCGAACAATTAGTGCGCGTGATCTACATGCTCGCGATGACAGCTTGGATTATGCTTGGTCAACACGGGGACTGGATCGATGCGGTGGTGCAATCCACTTTTGCCGCTTTCTGGGGTGCCTTGGCGGGTATCCTCGTGCTCTTACTGGGTATCTGGTTACGACGTGGTTATTTTGAAAGTCAGTATGTGTTGTCAGGCGCGTTGCACGAGGAAAGTGGCAGTGTCTTGCTCAAGATGGTGCGCCAGTCATTGCCCATCATTTTAGCGGGTTCGGCCATCTCATTGGTGCAGGTTTTGGATCAATATACTTTTTTCCACATCATGCAACAGTTGACGAAATTTTCATACAGTGCAATCGATCAAATGTTTGCCCAATTTTCATTTAACGCTAACAAATTAATCATGTTGACGGTCTCAATCGCAGTGGGGATGGCTGAAACAGCGTTACCCATGCTAGCCCGGGCCAAGACCAACGGGAACCCTTATGAAATTGGTGATCAAATCGCGTATGCACTCAAGTTGTTAGCGTTCGTGATGATCCCGGCTTCATTGGGGATGGCCGCAGTTGCCCGGCCCTTGTATATCACCTTTTACGGGGCGGTTGATGTGACCAATGGTACATTGATCTTACAGTATTCAGCGTACGTGGGGGTCGTTTTTGGTGCCTATATGGTCGTGTTAGCGATTTATCAAGGACTGGGTCGTTTACGCGAAACGCTCTGGATTCTGTTAATCGTCTTAGTTGTTAAGTCGATGGCACAAGTCCCAATGACGCTGTGGTTGGCAGGGATGGGGCCTTTGGTCAGCACTTTGCTGGGCTTCATTGCGGGGTTGATTTTTGCGGTCGTCCGTTTAACGCGTAGTTACCCAATTGATTGGCTGTCATTACAACGGACATTGGTTATGGTCATGTTTTGGTCATTAGTTATGTATGCCGTGGTGACCCCAATTGCCACGACCGGCGGTTACTTTACGGCTGATACCCGGATGCAGCAGTTCATCTTGTTGATGATCACAGCCGCCATTGGGGGTGCCATCTATGGCGTAGCGGTATTGAAGTCGACGTTGGGCGTTGAGATGCTTGGCGAACGGGCGACCCGCTTGGCGGCGAAATTACATCTTAAGTCGGCCATTGACCGGTCATAA
- a CDS encoding GNAT family N-acetyltransferase: MDKEITTRQATTADITRILEIVAGARQKMHAQGNPQWGQAYPGRVDFLTDIERHQGYVIELDGEVVGVYALVAGPDINYDKIEGAWLPASDGQYFAIHRIAVDVHKQGLGLATHTMHLIETMVQTISGHEMRIDTHEVNVPMQKVIKKAGFTYNGIVYMVADGTPRLAYSKILL; the protein is encoded by the coding sequence ATGGATAAAGAAATTACAACTAGGCAGGCAACCACTGCAGATATCACGCGAATTTTAGAAATTGTTGCCGGTGCACGTCAGAAGATGCATGCACAAGGTAATCCGCAATGGGGTCAGGCATACCCGGGACGGGTCGATTTTTTAACTGACATTGAACGGCACCAGGGTTACGTGATTGAACTTGATGGTGAAGTGGTGGGCGTCTATGCGCTGGTAGCTGGTCCTGATATCAATTATGATAAGATAGAAGGTGCGTGGTTGCCGGCATCTGACGGGCAGTATTTTGCGATTCATCGCATTGCCGTCGATGTGCATAAACAGGGCTTGGGATTAGCAACGCATACAATGCACTTGATTGAAACAATGGTCCAAACTATTTCTGGGCATGAGATGCGCATTGATACCCATGAAGTTAATGTCCCGATGCAAAAGGTGATTAAAAAAGCAGGCTTTACCTACAATGGGATCGTCTACATGGTCGCAGATGGGACCCCCCGGTTGGCCTACTCAAAGATTTTGTTGTAA
- a CDS encoding phosphatidate cytidylyltransferase, translating to MKTRVITAVIALAIFVPTVFMGGWVLQVVAALLAAVALSEVALMRKRLLVSFEAVISMIGAVLMTLPSDVWRSIDNKVPVPLHAESLLYIFVLLMLFHTVISKNHFNFEDAGVFTLAILYVGMGFHFFVQAREVGTSTLFYALLIVWITDSGAYLIGRQIGKHKLAPRISPNKTWEGSIGGTVVAVLVMAIYTHFFPQYYSWGWMLVMTLLLSIAGQFGDLIESALKRYYKVKDSGTILPGHGGILDRFDSLLIVLPILYLLGGLQ from the coding sequence ATGAAAACACGTGTTATCACCGCTGTGATTGCGTTGGCCATTTTTGTGCCAACGGTATTCATGGGCGGATGGGTGCTCCAAGTTGTGGCGGCTTTGTTAGCGGCAGTGGCCTTGAGCGAAGTAGCCTTGATGCGTAAGCGGTTATTAGTATCCTTTGAGGCAGTTATTTCAATGATTGGGGCAGTGTTGATGACTTTACCCAGTGATGTCTGGCGGAGCATTGATAATAAGGTACCTGTACCCTTGCATGCGGAGTCATTACTATACATTTTTGTGTTGTTAATGTTGTTCCACACGGTCATTTCAAAAAACCATTTCAATTTTGAGGATGCGGGCGTCTTTACGTTGGCTATTTTATATGTTGGTATGGGCTTCCATTTCTTTGTACAAGCCCGTGAAGTTGGTACATCAACCTTATTCTATGCCTTATTAATTGTTTGGATTACTGATTCAGGTGCCTACCTGATCGGTCGTCAAATCGGTAAGCATAAGTTGGCACCGCGTATCAGTCCCAATAAGACTTGGGAAGGTTCAATTGGTGGCACCGTCGTTGCGGTGCTGGTCATGGCGATTTACACCCACTTCTTCCCACAGTATTATAGCTGGGGCTGGATGTTGGTGATGACGTTACTCCTTTCAATTGCTGGTCAATTTGGTGATTTAATTGAATCAGCCTTAAAACGTTATTACAAAGTGAAAGATTCGGGGACGATCTTGCCTGGTCATGGTGGTATCTTAGATCGTTTTGATTCCTTACTGATTGTCTTACCAATTTTATATTTATTGGGTGGTTTACAGTAA
- the hpt gene encoding hypoxanthine phosphoribosyltransferase — protein sequence MKMTLERTVLSREEIEAMVTRVAAEINEATKDVDRPVFVGIMKGAYIWMADILRALERDVETDYIDVSSYDGDSSTGVITINRDISSDIVGKTVILLDEVIDTGLTLHYLKELFQKRGAAKVYVAVATDKREDSSVGGIQIDFLGARVPNEFLVGYGMDYNNHFRNLDRVAVLSLSED from the coding sequence ATGAAAATGACTCTAGAACGGACGGTTTTAAGCCGTGAAGAAATCGAGGCCATGGTGACCCGGGTGGCTGCTGAAATTAATGAGGCAACCAAGGATGTTGACCGACCAGTATTCGTTGGGATTATGAAGGGCGCCTATATTTGGATGGCGGATATCTTGCGAGCACTTGAACGGGATGTCGAAACAGATTACATCGATGTTTCAAGTTACGATGGTGATAGTTCAACTGGGGTTATCACCATCAATCGTGATATTTCCAGCGATATTGTTGGCAAGACGGTGATTTTACTGGATGAAGTGATTGATACGGGGCTCACCTTGCATTATCTGAAGGAACTATTTCAAAAACGAGGTGCTGCCAAAGTGTATGTGGCAGTGGCCACAGATAAGCGCGAAGATTCATCAGTAGGCGGCATCCAAATTGATTTTCTTGGAGCCCGGGTACCGAATGAATTTTTGGTTGGTTATGGTATGGATTACAATAACCATTTTCGCAATCTCGATCGTGTTGCGGTCCTAAGTTTGAGCGAAGATTAA
- the rseP gene encoding RIP metalloprotease RseP, protein MIGVIAFIFVFGVVTGVHEFGHFYTAKKAGVRVREFSIGMGWKLFQTSRGDTTYTIRLLPIGAYVRMAGNAEMDDHPVRPGMSAVVVVADGVVQRINLSDKVELVGGQAIIIDSIDLVDDLHIAGYLADDDTNLVRWPVDHDAHVIEEDGTELIIAPRDTHFESAKLWQRALINFAGPFMNFVFAVLLFIGLAFAIPGVTTTTLDTVQKNAPAYQAGLRSGDTIKKIDGTTVKTWQGMQDTIQALPGKTVTVTYERQGQTFKKQVHVKTVKSGATKIGQIGVTSKLTKSIGARVQYGFATTGQAFTQLFRAIKALIAAPSLNQLGGPVSIYKTTETVSTFGFLALLSFMAWLSVNLGLMNLFPIPVLDGGKLALNAVEAIIRRPISEKVQTGVTLIGVALVLMLMVAVTWNDIMRYFIN, encoded by the coding sequence ATGATTGGTGTTATTGCCTTTATATTTGTGTTTGGTGTGGTCACGGGAGTGCATGAATTTGGGCACTTTTACACCGCTAAAAAAGCTGGTGTGCGTGTACGCGAGTTCTCAATTGGGATGGGATGGAAATTATTCCAGACTAGTCGTGGCGATACAACCTACACCATTCGTTTATTGCCAATTGGAGCATACGTGCGGATGGCCGGAAATGCGGAGATGGATGATCATCCCGTGCGCCCTGGGATGTCGGCCGTGGTCGTAGTGGCAGACGGTGTGGTACAACGGATCAACCTGTCTGATAAGGTTGAGTTGGTTGGTGGCCAAGCAATCATCATTGATAGCATTGATTTAGTTGATGATTTGCATATTGCGGGTTATTTGGCTGATGACGATACGAATTTAGTTCGTTGGCCAGTTGATCATGATGCGCATGTGATCGAAGAGGATGGTACCGAACTGATTATTGCACCGCGCGATACGCATTTTGAATCAGCTAAACTATGGCAACGGGCGCTGATTAATTTTGCCGGGCCTTTCATGAACTTTGTGTTTGCAGTCCTGTTGTTTATTGGGTTAGCCTTTGCGATTCCTGGGGTCACAACGACAACGCTTGATACCGTCCAAAAAAATGCGCCGGCCTATCAGGCGGGGTTACGCTCAGGTGATACGATCAAGAAAATTGATGGTACAACGGTGAAGACTTGGCAGGGCATGCAAGATACGATTCAGGCATTACCTGGAAAGACCGTCACCGTCACCTATGAACGTCAGGGTCAAACATTTAAAAAACAAGTCCATGTCAAAACGGTCAAGAGTGGGGCCACTAAGATTGGTCAAATCGGGGTGACCTCGAAGTTAACCAAGTCAATTGGGGCCCGGGTGCAATACGGCTTTGCAACAACGGGTCAAGCATTCACGCAATTGTTCCGGGCCATCAAGGCGCTCATCGCGGCACCTTCCTTGAATCAACTGGGTGGTCCGGTCTCAATTTACAAAACGACTGAGACTGTCAGCACCTTTGGCTTCCTAGCGCTGTTAAGCTTTATGGCCTGGTTGTCGGTGAACCTGGGATTGATGAATTTATTTCCGATTCCCGTATTAGATGGTGGTAAGTTAGCGTTGAATGCGGTTGAAGCGATTATTCGACGCCCCATTTCTGAAAAAGTTCAAACGGGGGTTACCTTGATTGGAGTGGCATTAGTATTGATGTTGATGGTCGCAGTGACTTGGAACGATATCATGCGCTACTTTATCAATTAA
- a CDS encoding isoprenyl transferase: MFFKKRQPKNQIQLEIDMTRIPNHVAIIMDGNGRWAKARNLPRISGHQRGMEVVKTITKAASDLGVKVLTLYAFSTENWKRPEDEVSFLMKLPGKFFDTFVPELIANNVQVRVMGYVEQLPKDTQASVKAAIEQTAQNTGMILNFALNYGGRAEIVSGVQTIAAAVAAGQMHPSDINEEIISQSLMTSSLGEYADPDVLIRTSGEERLSNFLLWQMAYSEMVFLDEHWPEMDGEALKKALLIYQSRHRRFGGLAENMSDKK; this comes from the coding sequence GTGTTTTTCAAAAAGCGACAACCAAAAAATCAAATACAGTTAGAGATCGACATGACCCGGATTCCGAACCACGTCGCCATTATCATGGATGGTAATGGGCGGTGGGCGAAGGCACGGAATTTGCCACGGATTTCAGGGCACCAGCGCGGCATGGAAGTCGTTAAAACAATTACCAAAGCTGCAAGTGATTTGGGTGTCAAGGTGTTGACCCTATATGCTTTTTCAACTGAAAATTGGAAACGACCAGAAGATGAAGTCTCTTTTTTGATGAAATTGCCAGGTAAGTTTTTCGATACGTTCGTACCAGAATTAATTGCCAACAACGTCCAAGTCCGTGTGATGGGGTATGTTGAGCAATTGCCTAAGGACACACAGGCTTCGGTCAAGGCAGCGATTGAACAAACCGCCCAAAACACGGGGATGATTTTGAACTTTGCGTTGAATTACGGCGGTCGTGCTGAAATTGTTTCAGGTGTGCAAACGATCGCGGCAGCCGTGGCGGCGGGTCAGATGCATCCCAGTGACATTAACGAAGAGATTATCAGTCAGTCGTTAATGACCAGTAGTCTGGGTGAGTATGCTGATCCGGATGTCTTGATTCGGACCAGTGGCGAAGAGCGGCTGTCTAACTTCTTGCTCTGGCAAATGGCATATAGTGAAATGGTGTTCTTGGATGAACACTGGCCGGAGATGGATGGCGAGGCGTTGAAAAAGGCATTGCTGATTTATCAAAGCCGGCACCGTCGTTTTGGTGGTCTGGCTGAAAATATGAGTGATAAAAAATAG